DNA from Branchiostoma lanceolatum isolate klBraLanc5 chromosome 9, klBraLanc5.hap2, whole genome shotgun sequence:
ACTAGTATAGCATTTTATAAAGTTTGTTCATATGTCACTTATTAttggtaatgtacatgtaggcataaAGAAGACAGTCGCTGAGAAGACCGCAGCCCAGGGCCAGAAGACGAGCGGTGATAAGACTAAAGATGCAGGTAAGATTGTATTCTCTTAGCTAAGGAAACAAGACCATTGAAATGGCCCCAGTTCGTACATCATATTTACCATGCCAGTGACACAGTGCTCTTTGTTGGAGGTCATGTGGCGTACGAATCGTTGACGTCGTCAGGTGCTACATGTTAACAAAAGAGCTTGCCCCTAAACCATTGCTTCCTTTAACTGACTAAGTCTGCTGCTTGCTTCTAAAAGCAAATCTTTGACGTTACTTTACAGCTGCAGTTTAATCATAGATGCTATCATAAAGCTGCCTGCTTTGTTATGAGGGGATTTGCGTAGATGAGAAGAGTTCAAAGATAACAAGGATTCAAAAGAGACGAAATGACCTCATTATACAAACATGTGTCAATCAAGGAGTGGAAGGAATGATCAAAGCAACAAGAGAGGAGTAGAAATCatatccttccttccttcatgtGGACAATCTCTTCACAGTACACGCGTACGCGTAGGGGACCAAGGCAACAACTATCTCATGACCATTGATCGTTGCATGTTTATACCAAAGCTGATGGAGACGAATGCATGGTCGCATCCATGTATGCATTTCCTGTGGTCTTCTCTGCTTATGACGACACGTTTCCACTGTTATATTTACTGTGGGTCATGCCAAAAGACTAACGTAACTTACTTGTCCACTGCTCATGGTGATGGTGGTGCTGTGGTTTCTCATACTTCATCCCTGTACCGTCATTATACTAACAGTTGCCACTTGCCAGTGATCTCCATATCAAGGAGAAGGACTACGACGTCGTTTAACGATCTTATCATTAAACTGGCCTCATTTAAATCCATATGGGTAACCCCATTCTCTTTTTTAGGGCGAAGGAATGTCTCTTCCTCAAAGGTGCAATCACTTCACAACTTACGAAATCAGACAGAAAGGACGTTCAGACGCAAAAACCTTACTAATAGTGGCGGGAAAAGtgtagaggaggaggaggaccgCATAGGCAAACTTCTGGGTCGGCTAGATAGAACTTTGGACGGGCTTAAGGCAACGGATATAGTATCCGGTGAGTGGTTTGGACAGACCCGCTGACCTGTCACGCTAACCGCCACAcgtagaataaaccattttttcCCTTTCAGTTACGAGCAAGAATGGTGGCTCTAGCATGATTTTTCTGTACCGAACATAAGATGCCTACTTTTGCTGTTGCTGCTCCGCAAGTTCTGCACAGGTGCATGGTGGCGTGTCATAAGCACTAATAACTGGCTGGACGTGATGTCATTGCGCGACCTTAATTCACTTCCTTCATTATAAATGTATTGTACCTATCGTATTTGTACGTATACTCCTTTACCTAATTTGATTATATCCTCCTGTGTGACAAAAGGGTAAAATGATACTGGCGCCAACAGTTGCCTACTcgtattttccttttttgttccgCGACAAAGATACTCGTTTTGGTCATTGAATGGACGTCGATGCTAGAGTGTTCTGAGTTGTACGACCAAAAGAAATCCGTCGAATTAAGATGAAATCGTTTACTTTCCTAGTTGGCATCCCTTTTTTGATTGAATTGGGTACATATTGTTTGGCGATTTATGATGTTGCAATACAGTCTCTTCTTATCATTTATCCGACGCAGCAATGACTTTTTAAATACACGTTATATCTTGGTTTATTTCTAGCAGGAGCTGGAGACAACAAGGGGGTGAAAGCTGGCACCTTGGGGACATCGCAAAAGCACGCTGAGCAGACCAGTTCAGCAGCAGCAAATGCAGGGAAAGGCGGACTGGAGGGTGCACTAGCAGGCATGCTGCATGGTCCAACCATCAAGGACAAGACTTCGAAAGAAAACGCTCCCATCGTAGGTCCAGATGGCATTCCTACGGAAAAAGACAGGTGGGGTTCAGAGTACGTCACCCTCAAACAGGGAGCTGCGACAATGCAGTCAGCGGCTCCAACCCAAGCAGCAGCAACCATCAAATCAGCGGATACAACTCAGTCTGCGGCTTCTCATGGTCCTGGGCTGTCAGCTGCGTTAGAGGGCATGCTGCATGGTCCAACCATCAAGGACAAGACTTCGAAAGAAAAAGCTCCCATCGTCGGTCCAGATGGCATTCCTACGGAAAAAGACAGGTGGGGTTCAGAGTACGTCACCCTCAAACAGGGAGCTGCGACAATGCAGTCAGCGGCTCCAACCCAAGCAGCAGCAACCATCAAATCAGCAGATACAACTCAGTCTGCGGCTTCTCCTGGTCCTGGGCTGTCAGCTGCGTTAGAGGGCATGCTGCATGGTCCAACCATCAAGGACAAGACTTCGAAAGAAAAAGCTCCCATCGTCGGTCCAGGAGGAATCCCTAAGGAAGACGTGAGGTGGCCAGAGTACGGCACAGAGAAGCAGGGCGCAGTAAAGATGCAATCAGCCGCTCCAACCCAAGCAGCAGCAACCATCAAATCAGCAGATACCACACAGTCTGCGGCTCCACCAGGTCCTGGGCTGTCAGCTGCGTTAGAGGGCATGCTGCATGGTCCAACCATCAAGGACAAGACTTCGAAAGAAAAAGCTCCCATCGTCGGTCCAGGAGGAGTCCCTAAGGAAGACGTGAGGTGGCCAGAGTACGGCACAGACAAACAGGGCGCAGCAAAGATGCAGTCAGCGACTCCAACCCAAGCAGCAGCAACCATCAAATCAGCAGATACCACACAGTCTGCGGCTCCACCAGGTCCTGGATTGTCAGCCGCACTGGCGGGTATGTTACATGGTCCAACCATCAAAGACAAGACTTCGAAAGAAAAAGCCCCCATCGTCGGGCCAGGAGGAGTCCCTAAGGAAGACGTGAGGTGGCCAGAGTACGGTTCAGACAAGCAGGGAGCAGTAAAGATGCAATCAGCCGCTCCAACCCAAGCAGCAGCAACCATCAAGTCAGCGGATACCACACAGTCTGCGGCTCCCCCTGGTACCGGATTGTCAGCCGCACTGGATGGTATGTTACATGGTCCAACCATCAAAGACAAGACTTCGAAAGAAAAAGCCCCCATCGTCGGGCCAGGAGGAGTCCCTAAGGAAGACGTGAGGTGGCCAGAGTACGGTTCAGACAAGCAGGGAGCAGTAAAGATGCAATCAGCCGCTCCAACCCAAGCAGCAGCAACCATCAAATCAGCAGATACAACTCAGTCTGCGGCTCCACCAGGTCCTGGGCTGTCAGCTGCGTTAGAGGGCATGCTGCATGGTCCAACCATCAAAGACAAGACTTCGAAAGAAAAAGCCCCCATCGTCGGGCCAGGAGGAGTCCCTAAGGAAGACGTGAGGTGGCCAGAGTACGGCACAGAGAAGCAGGGCGCAGTAAAGATGCAATCAGCCGCTCCAACCCAAGCAGCAGCAACCATCAAATCAGCAGATACCACACAGTCTGCGGCTCCACCAGGTCCTGGGCTGTCAGCTGCATTAGAGGGCATGTTACATGGTCCAACCATCAAGGACAAGACTTCGAAAGAAAAAGCTCCCATCGTCGGTCCAGGAGGAGTCCCTAAGGAAGACGTGAGGTGGCCAGAGTACGGCACAGAGAAGCAGGGCGCAGCAAAGATGCAGTCAGCGGCTCCGATGCAAGCAGCAGCAACCATCAAGTCAGCGGATACAACACAGTCTGCGGCTCCACCAGGTCCTGGGCTGTCAGCTGCATTAGAGGGCATGCTGCATGGTCCAACCATCAAGGACAAGAACCAGAAGAAAAAGAACGCACCAGTCGTCGGTCCTGATAGTATTCCAACGGAAGAAGTCAGGTGGGGGGAGCAACATTCCGGGAAACAGGGCGCAGCAAAGATGCAGTCCGCGGCTCCAACCCAAGCAGCAGCAACCATCAAGTCAGCGGATACAACTCACTCTGCGGCTCCCCCAGGTCCTGGGCTGTCAGCTGCGTTAGAGGGTATGTTGCATGGTCCAACCATCAAAGACAAGAACCAGAAGAAAAAGAACGCACCAGTCGTCGGTCCTGATAGTATTCCAACGGAAGAAGTCAGGTGGGGGGAGCAACATTCCGGGAAACAGGGCGCAGTAAAGATGCAGTCCGCGGCTCCGATGCAAGCAGCAGCAACCATCAAGTCAGCGGATACCACACAGTCTACGGCTCCTCCAGGTGCTGGCTTGTCAGCTGCGTTAGAGGGTATGTTGCATGGTCCAACCATCAAGGACAAGACTTCGAAAGAAAAAGCTCCCATCGTCGGTCCAGGAGGAGTCCCTAAGGAAGACGTGAGGTGGCCAGAGTACGATACGGGCAAACAGGGCGCAGCAAAGATGCAGTCAGCGGCTCCGATGCAAGCAGCAGCAACCATCAAGTCAGCGGATACCACACAGTCTGCGGCTCCCCCTGGTCCCGGATTGTCAGCCGCACTGGATGGTATGTTACATGGTCCAACCATCAAAGACAAGAACCAGAAGAAAAAGAACGCACCAGTCGTCGGTCCTGATAGTATTCCAACGGAAGAAGTCAGGTGGGGGGAGCAACATTCCGGGAAACAGGGCGCAGCAAAGATGCAGTCCGCGGCTCCGATGCAAGCAGCAGCAACCATCAAATCAGCAGATACAACACAGTCTGCGGCTCCTCCTGGTCCTGGGCTGTCAGCTGCGTTAGAGGGTATGTTGCATGGTCCAACCATCAAAGACAGGAACCAGAAGAAAAAGAACGCACCAGTCGTCGGTCCTGATAGTATTCCAACGGAAGAAGTCAGGTGGGGGGAGCAACATTCCGGGAAACAGGGCGCAGCAAAGATGCAGTCCGCGGCTCCAACCCAAGCAGCAGCAACCATCAAGTCAGCGGATACAACACAGTCTGCGGCTCCTCCTGGTCCTGGGCTGTCAGCTGCGTTAGAGGGTATGCTGCATGGTCCAACCATCAAGGACAAGAACCAGAAGAAAAAGAACGCACCAGTCGTCGGTCCTGATAGTATTCCAACGGAAGAAGTCAGGTGGGGCGAGCAACATTCCGGGAAAGGTAAGCATACCATATATAGAAACATTGCTACTTGGAACGAAGTTACGTTGGTACTGAAGTGCCATCAATGAATATAATTCTAACAATATCATCAGGACCAGTGAATATTTAGTGAAATACAGTATTTGAGACAATAGatactgacatacatgtatcaactttAAGTATTCTatgaaaagtacattttgttgaCTGATAGACGAGAAGCAGACGTCAGCTGACAAAAAATAACCATTTGACTTTTTTTCTGCAGGGGCTAAAGGATCAGGACAGAGCAACAACAAGTCTGGGGGACGCAAGGGGTCAGgcaaaaagaaaggaaagaaatgaaACTTCTTAGAAATAACCAATGAGGTTAACCTTACTTGAAATACCCAATGGCTAAAACAGTAGGCATCTACATCATGCGATGGCTTCAGCGGTGCGGTAAAACAGGCACTCGTTTTCAATCACCAAGAATATTATTAGAACTATTGACGTGCCTGCAGGTAGAGACATATCATTCTTTTGGTCGGAAGGTCACCAAAGCACcggtatactctccaagcagaggttgttggggaaaattgtgatcTTATCATTTGCACCCATTTGTCCACAATCCGAAGCGAATGCGGACAAAAAGACGGGACATATGATAAGGTCACAATTtcccccaacaacctctgcttggaaagtagcaCCGATATACAAGAAATAATGTTGCAGTATGGAAATATTGGTTAGAATAATATGGTGACAGAGATGGCTGATTTCTGGATTATAAAGAAGACATTCCAACAACGAGATCTGCATGTGCCTtgctatacatttgtattttaatATTACGTGCTAGTTCTACATTGATACTCTAGATAGAAATAGTATAGGTATGACGCTGGTATAatttgtacagtactgtatgcTCTATGTATCTTTGGCACAGAAACATATGTCCAAAAATTGCAACTAGTAACAATATTTTGTCTATTGTAACGATATGGTGAAACTAGATATAAACGAAATATGAAGTTGATTCATGTTAAAAGAAGCCATATGACCAAGGCAGTAGATAGATTAACAACTACATCATCAGCTGGTCATACTACATTTAAAATGTTTATATTCTTGGAGCTTGATTTCATTTATTACTGTCATAATAGCATGTATAGTGACATTGGAAACACAAGATGATATTGGCGACTGGGACAACTCCCAGCAACGTTGATAGCTCATCCATTAGAAATGGTGACAGgaataaatgagaaaaaaatcaacccAACTGGGACAAAAGTTTTCATTTGCCAGTTAAGTGTTCTTGGTATATTACATATTCATTTTTCTGCTTAACTTTAGTGACATCTGCACCAATTGATTTTGTAATTAGTAATATAAAGGCTATAAAAGAGCAACATGTTAatcatttttcagaatttttccatgtttttctttttatttccttaAGTTTCCAAAAGTTTGTGTTTCCTTTTCCTCCCTTCTGCATGATATCAAGTGATGGGTCTTATAGTCAGTTTATGGTCAGATGCAATTAAAATTATCTAAACACATTTCTAGTGGACTACTTCAGTGTTAAAGAATATGTCTTATGCTTGTAAGATTTCACTTTAGAAATGGACAACTTCTGACAGGTGAACAGTGTCTTTATTCAATTCATGCATGAAAAGTATTGAATTGGTTGCAATTATGCCCTGAAGTTCAAGACTACAACACAGACACGATCACTGGTATGCGCCATACGAATCTAGCTAgcttacaaatgttttcaaacatgtcaacaaaaacaacttaaaTAAATCAGTCTTTGAAACTGATTCTTAAATACACTCTTCTTTTTCCACCAAACCTTTTATACAAAAGTATAAACATCTAAAATAGttataaaggaaagaaaatataagcataaacatacatacatttgtataatggtATCTGTTGCAACAATTTTAACTTGAGCACTTGCCCTGAATTGACATTGTAGTCTTACCTCTGTACTGCTGTATTTTTctcaaaaatgcactttcatTCAATATTAGCTATAACTAGGGCACTGTTCTCAAACACTACATGTTAAACAAACTTGATATCTAACCAAACTTGTCGAAACACTCCCTACTGACTACATTTTCAGCTTTTTTTGGACCACATCAATCTGACAATATTATTATTGGTCCACACACAAGTATTTGGCACCTTGGTATCATTCTAGCCATGATGACAAGTAGGCGCTCCTTTCACATGTCAAAAGTGGACTGACTGTGCAAGTAAAGCTGCAATAACAGTGTGTAGCTGCCATCTTAATCATATGTAACACAACTTCTGATTCAAATTTCTCCAGCGGCATTGACAAATATTCAGGACCTAGCCAagaaaaaattcaaagagaATCAGCTATGGCATTCTTCTAATTGTACAGACATTAGCAATCCTGGTTTGCTTACATCTCCTCTGATTCACGCAGTAGGTTGCAATTATTTAGAGGGGATGCAAAGTTATCAGAATGAAACCCAGCTTAAATACTAGTACACATTCAACTGCAGTGATGTAAATTGGTCCAAGGGTGTATTACACTTAGGTTGGTGAAGGCATACAAGTCCATCTACTGGGTGTCCTCACTAATGATATGGCAAGCTATCAGTAAAGACCAGAAAAGGGGTATCAAAAGACCCATCTGCATGCCCTTTgtataggaatgactagaacATAGAACAGAGCCATCATCCTTCCTTCATTTCTGAGCCAATGTAGAAGAACACATTTGAACAATTTCAAGGATGTATCAGTCCCCTATTCTATGTTCTAGCCATTCAATAAATATCAAAAATAACTTCAACCTCATTAACTGATTGCTGCCCCCTCCCTCAGCTTGCTCATAACATTCCTGTAACAGGTCATGGCAGTGTAATAATACCTGTCATGACATTAAACTTTAGCTGAAAAGTACATCATAACATTTTAAGCCAACTGTATCATTAAATAGCAACACTGTTAGCATATTCATTGAATTTGTATCAGTATAATATCGACAGAAACATACACAAGGACATGATGTTTTTAACACTGTCCAACTGTGTTGAGGGATAGATTGTTTTATAATTTGCTCTAAGCTGAAATTTTGTCACATATACTCTCTCCAAGCAATTATATACATCTATTTGGTCCTCTAAAGCAATACCGTTACCTATAGATCTTCTTTGCTTTCTAGAGATATTTACAACTATAGCAGCGCTAAAGAAGCAGCTCTGATTGTCTTATCATCAGTGTCAAACACTTGTAAGACAGATTTTATAATAAGCCCACATGGACGGTAATTTCACTCAGACATCTAAGGCAACATTTGACTACTTGTAAGGATGTGTTCAGAGCAGAAACATTTATGGCATATCAACAAATCTTCAGGTCTTTCAACTCCAAAGCAGCAAGTTGGCACAGCACCAATAGTAAATCACATATTTTTCTCAGGAGTTAAGGAAGGTTTTTGAAATCTTGGGCCATTTTTTTGGTTGCATTTCAAATCCTCTTGACTAACTCCAGTCAGTATTGTTTGGCCGCTCAAAAGCTTCTGACAAAAAATGAGAAGCTTTGACTGCCTGCTTTTATCAAATTTCATCAAAGGCTAGAGAAGTCTTAGACCTTCTGATATTGTTAAATTCAAAGGAAGTGCTAGTTTGGATGTCCCTAAACATTGCAACATCAAAAGACTTGGAATGAGTTGAATATTGCATGCCTATGTTCAGGTCATATCAAACAAGTCCCTGAGTTTCAGTGAAGGTTCCCTCCACCAGATCTTCTGTGCTGCTGCTGGAGGCGGTGTCTCCCTGGCAGGCCAGCGTGCCGGGGTAACAAGCCGTCTCAGAGTCCAGCGACTCGGCAGACACCACATGGATGATCTTGGGGTTGTTACAGTTCTCCTGGAACACAAGCATCACTTATGAATAAAGGTGGATATGCCCCCTGGTTTAACAGCTAGCAAGAATGGCATATTAGATTGGCAGGAGTGGAAGACTTATGATGAGTCATGCTTCCTCTATGGCTGCTGAATCTAAGCTATGGGACTGGTGAGGTGAGgtgataccccccccccccccaaaacaagcaaaaattGAAAGTCAAAAGGTGCAACAACATGCAGCAGGTGAACACCACATACTGCACAGATGATATATTTCCTCTTTCTTTTACAATAATTTTGAATCAGATAAGAGTCACCCTTGTGCTCACTTCAGAAACATTTCACTGAATACATCCACTGCCTTAGAGGTAACATTCAGAAGGCAATGTAGTGGAAAACAAACAATTTCATAAAGAGTAGTGCCTGGCGAGGTGCCTTCATGAGGTGCTGGCGAGCTGCCATCAAGCCCCCATATCATCGTGCAAGCAAGTCTAACCCCCACATCACGGGGAAAAACAGACGATAAaacagagagtgagtgagtgagagtagCATGTAGTGAACACAAAGAAAGACACATTACTCTGCACTCACCTCGATATCAGGAGGCACTGGTGAGTACAGCGGGTTAGAGTAGGACATCTTCTTCTGTTTGGGCTCAGGAGGATCTGGCTCGTGGCCCTTCATGAGCTTCCTCAGCTCGCTGCCTTTACCTCGGCCTGACAGGACGTTAGAGAAGTGGATGACAGGAAGGGTCCCGAGGTGTCGTCTGCGTCTAGGACAGGACAGAACAGGAAAAGTTAGTCTATCAATCTTAGACAAAAGGTCTCTCACTCATCAACTTTATGCCAAATTATCATGTTAAACAGCTGTCCTtctgcaaaacaaaatcaatctgtACTGCATAACAATAGTTTTGTAATCTTAGCCAAAAGGTCTCTCACTCATTAACTTTATGCCAATATCATGTTAAACGGCTGTCCTtctgcaaaacaaaatcaatctgtACAGCATAACAAGAGTTTTgtcataaacacacaaaaatgttggAGTACCTTTGTTCAAAGATGTAGTAAGTTGCAATTCCCACTATGAGGATCAACAGCAGCAGTCCACAGATCAGGCCTGCAATCCATCCACGATCTTCTGCAGAAACAGTCAACAGAGTTGTTTTGTAAGTGTTGTTTCAAAAATACTTATACTAATACTTATAGGAGGTACATTTATGTCAGCCTCGAGGGCATATAACCCCCACCTTGCAATCTAGAATCAGGAGTGGTCCTGATTACTGTAACAATTTTGTGCAGGTGATATGGAAAAATGAATATCTTTCTCAACTGAATGACCACGTACCAGAGCCTTGGGTATCGGACCTGCTGTCATTCACAACATCAGGACCATGTTGGCAGTGGAGCCCTGTAAACCCTGGATGACATCTGAGTTCAAAATAAATTCCACATTTTAGGGATCTCTGTATACTACTAAGCTGAAAAAAATACCGATATCAAAGTACACGTTTTAATGCAAATGGCATGTTAGAactcaaataaacaataaacaatccgATATGGAAATTAGTAGATTTGAATGTTGACAGATATACCATATAACAGCATTAGTTGTCAAGACAGCGAAGGAATTCCACCAATTCAATACTGATGCAGACTTCTAAGACGCCCCAAACACTTGGCATGAAGAGTGACTTTCAGATGAGATTAACCTACCTGCACTCCACCCACCCATCGACGACCAGGCATGTCCCTCCATTCAGACAGTACCCACGAATACATCCATCTGGGATGCTTGGACTCACTGTATGATATGGTGCAAGGCAAAAAGGAGCAAAACTTTGAAGAATCTTTAACATTGCTTATTCATGCATCCAGATGCTAAGGCTTAGAATGGGGCAACGTTGATGGACATGTAGCACCATCATGTTATTGTTAAAAACCCAAGTTACCCTTGTTCAAACTTTTTTCAATATCAGACATACAGTGAGcagttttgaactgtagaaaGAATTCAATGATTGAGACAGACTATGATTCTGTACACACTGAGCAGAAATTGTTCAACTACAGTTTTTATTATGTGTTCTACATTATTTACTTGAAACCATGGATCCTTCTGACAACACTTCATAAAAACTTTCAGACCTTCAGATGTCTTGGTAACAGGTGTTGAGGTAGGGATTACTGTAGGCACACATCTCGCCCTGCTTCCTGGAATGAACTCATATCCCTTGGGACACAGACAGCTGAAACCACCTGGCTTCAACAGGCACATGTGGCTACATGGAGCTGAGGAGCAGGGATTGGGTGctggatggaaaaaaaacacacactttgTATTCAATAAACGAGTTCAAGGAATTAAAGGTTTCATTCACACAATCAAAGGCAGTCAATTACAAAGTCACATGTAGATGTGTAGTTGAGATACATATGCCTGAGGTAGTAAGGAAATGGACCTAAGAATGTGGCAATTCAATAATCTACTAAATTGCAACATGATGGCCCTTTCGTCAGCAGTATTTTATTGTCCTGAATGATGAGTATCAAACTATAATGGactagaaaaaaaggaataggGACAGTCAGTCATTTTAGGagacaaaaatgaacaaaacaaacagacaaacacacctgACTTCCTGAGTGCGGGGTGCATGACCATAATGCCACTTGGCCTGTGAAGCCCTTCCTTTATTTTCACAGTGTCCTCCCCTGTGAGCCTGTTAGCAGACTCCACTGCCTCTCTGTGCCAGTCAGTCCAGTACATCGAGTCTTCAAACAACGCCAGACCAAAGGGGTGCTTAACAATGGTGGGGAGGGAAACCCTatattgtgcaaataaataacaAATAATGTATCAATCTGTGAAGGTGTATCTATTCAATGTTTTGTATTCAACCCAAAAAAGGTTACATGAAATTTTTAAACTCTAAGAATTGGGTGTTGTAGAATATTATTGAGCACGAACTCCATTAAATTTTAAGCTACTTAAGGGTAAagaaaatatcatcatcatgaaaatgaaaaatacaaaaatagacaAATGTCACCTGTTTTTCCCATCGTAGTCACAGTACTCAATCTTGTCCAGCCGAGCGTCTGCGAAGTACAGTCTCTTCAGGATGTCGTCCACAACGAGAGCGTTGGGCCAGATAAGGCCCGTGGTGATGATCATCCTCCTGTTGCCACTGTCCATGTCTGCCCGCTCAATCTTGGGCTCAACCCCCCACTCAGACCAGTACAACGTCCTAGAACAATAACATTAACCATCATCTATTTGTTCATTTACTATTCAAAACATCTTGGCAACTCTTTAACATGGATATGATAAACGTTGCATATAACTAGCTAGGGAAACCATCCAACCTACACaaaaagttcaaggtcaaacatttgtatgtttgtacaacATTAAAGATTAACACTGATGAAATAAAAACTAAGCCTTTCTGTAATTTTTGCAATGAGCCTTTCGAAGCAACATGTATATCtctgaaccacactgttactgTTCATATTATGAACAGTGTGGTTCAGAGCCACCTTACTGACCAATCTAACtagtccggaccttttagcctagtggtaagtgcatTGGGTGTGCCACTTACtaaccagtctaactggtccggacctttcaGCCTGGTCATTAAGTGACAACAGTGAACTACACTGTTACATATAAAAGGATTCTTTACCGCTCTGCCATGTTGAGTGCGATGGCCCGAGGTTTGTCTATGTTGTGCTGTAACAGGACAGCCCTGTGCTGACAGGAGGGCAGGCTGCACACCCCCACCATGTTGGACCCTGCGTCTGTCCAGTACAGGTTGTTACCGACCCAGTCCACAGCCAGGCCATCAGGCGACTCCAGACCATCCACAAACATGCTCCAGTTACCAGAGGTCAGGGACAACCTGTTGATGGTACCCTGTAGAGGGAAGGAGGGCAGGTTAAACATCTTCATTGAATAACATCTAATTGACACTGTTAATTGGTAATTTTAGATTTGGATTTACACTCCAAATCTTGgattttggaaaatattgacttatatttcaaaggaaaaaaacTTCTACTTAAAGATAATGTATGCTTTTAATTTCTCTGCAAAACAGGGTTGACTTGTGCTTTCACAAGAACAATAAAGACCTTTGACATAACTTACCAGTGTTGCATCAGTCCAGTAGATCTCCTGGGTATTCAGGTTGTA
Protein-coding regions in this window:
- the LOC136442169 gene encoding uncharacterized protein isoform X5 yields the protein MASKDTGVQMANGTDDLIWITPHICIKKTVAEKTAAQGQKTSGDKTKDAGAGDNKGVKAGTLGTSQKHAEQTSSAAANAGKGGLEGALAGMLHGPTIKDKTSKENAPIVGPDGIPTEKDRWGSEYVTLKQGAATMQSAAPTQAAATIKSADTTQSAASHGPGLSAALEGMLHGPTIKDKTSKEKAPIVGPDGIPTEKDRWGSEYVTLKQGAATMQSAAPTQAAATIKSADTTQSAASPGPGLSAALEGMLHGPTIKDKTSKEKAPIVGPGGIPKEDVRWPEYGTEKQGAVKMQSAAPTQAAATIKSADTTQSAAPPGPGLSAALEGMLHGPTIKDKTSKEKAPIVGPGGVPKEDVRWPEYGTDKQGAAKMQSATPTQAAATIKSADTTQSAAPPGPGLSAALAGMLHGPTIKDKTSKEKAPIVGPGGVPKEDVRWPEYGSDKQGAVKMQSAAPTQAAATIKSADTTQSAAPPGTGLSAALDGMLHGPTIKDKTSKEKAPIVGPGGVPKEDVRWPEYGSDKQGAVKMQSAAPTQAAATIKSADTTQSAAPPGPGLSAALEGMLHGPTIKDKTSKEKAPIVGPGGVPKEDVRWPEYGTEKQGAVKMQSAAPTQAAATIKSADTTQSAAPPGPGLSAALEGMLHGPTIKDKTSKEKAPIVGPGGVPKEDVRWPEYGTEKQGAAKMQSAAPMQAAATIKSADTTQSAAPPGPGLSAALEGMLHGPTIKDKNQKKKNAPVVGPDSIPTEEVRWGEQHSGKQGAAKMQSAAPTQAAATIKSADTTHSAAPPGPGLSAALEGMLHGPTIKDKNQKKKNAPVVGPDSIPTEEVRWGEQHSGKQGAVKMQSAAPMQAAATIKSADTTQSTAPPGAGLSAALEGMLHGPTIKDKTSKEKAPIVGPGGVPKEDVRWPEYDTGKQGAAKMQSAAPMQAAATIKSADTTQSAAPPGPGLSAALDGMLHGPTIKDKNQKKKNAPVVGPDSIPTEEVRWGEQHSGKQGAAKMQSAAPMQAAATIKSADTTQSAAPPGPGLSAALEGMLHGPTIKDRNQKKKNAPVVGPDSIPTEEVRWGEQHSGKQGAAKMQSAAPTQAAATIKSADTTQSAAPPGPGLSAALEGMLHGPTIKDKNQKKKNAPVVGPDSIPTEEVRWGEQHSGKGAKGSGQSNNKSGGRKGSGKKKGKK
- the LOC136442169 gene encoding uncharacterized protein isoform X8, producing MASKDTGIKKTVAEKTAAQGQKTSGDKTKDAGAGDNKGVKAGTLGTSQKHAEQTSSAAANAGKGGLEGALAGMLHGPTIKDKTSKENAPIVGPDGIPTEKDRWGSEYVTLKQGAATMQSAAPTQAAATIKSADTTQSAASHGPGLSAALEGMLHGPTIKDKTSKEKAPIVGPDGIPTEKDRWGSEYVTLKQGAATMQSAAPTQAAATIKSADTTQSAASPGPGLSAALEGMLHGPTIKDKTSKEKAPIVGPGGIPKEDVRWPEYGTEKQGAVKMQSAAPTQAAATIKSADTTQSAAPPGPGLSAALEGMLHGPTIKDKTSKEKAPIVGPGGVPKEDVRWPEYGTDKQGAAKMQSATPTQAAATIKSADTTQSAAPPGPGLSAALAGMLHGPTIKDKTSKEKAPIVGPGGVPKEDVRWPEYGSDKQGAVKMQSAAPTQAAATIKSADTTQSAAPPGTGLSAALDGMLHGPTIKDKTSKEKAPIVGPGGVPKEDVRWPEYGSDKQGAVKMQSAAPTQAAATIKSADTTQSAAPPGPGLSAALEGMLHGPTIKDKTSKEKAPIVGPGGVPKEDVRWPEYGTEKQGAVKMQSAAPTQAAATIKSADTTQSAAPPGPGLSAALEGMLHGPTIKDKTSKEKAPIVGPGGVPKEDVRWPEYGTEKQGAAKMQSAAPMQAAATIKSADTTQSAAPPGPGLSAALEGMLHGPTIKDKNQKKKNAPVVGPDSIPTEEVRWGEQHSGKQGAAKMQSAAPTQAAATIKSADTTHSAAPPGPGLSAALEGMLHGPTIKDKNQKKKNAPVVGPDSIPTEEVRWGEQHSGKQGAVKMQSAAPMQAAATIKSADTTQSTAPPGAGLSAALEGMLHGPTIKDKTSKEKAPIVGPGGVPKEDVRWPEYDTGKQGAAKMQSAAPMQAAATIKSADTTQSAAPPGPGLSAALDGMLHGPTIKDKNQKKKNAPVVGPDSIPTEEVRWGEQHSGKQGAAKMQSAAPMQAAATIKSADTTQSAAPPGPGLSAALEGMLHGPTIKDRNQKKKNAPVVGPDSIPTEEVRWGEQHSGKQGAAKMQSAAPTQAAATIKSADTTQSAAPPGPGLSAALEGMLHGPTIKDKNQKKKNAPVVGPDSIPTEEVRWGEQHSGKGAKGSGQSNNKSGGRKGSGKKKGKK